The region ccattaaaataacaacatttgtcagaaatacagtgtagactgttgtaaatgactattgtagctggaaactgctgatttaatggaatatctacataggcccattatcagcaaccatcactcctgtgttccaatgacacgttatgttagataatccaagttgatcattttaaaaaggctaattgataattagaaaacccttttgcaattatgttagcacagctgaaaactgttgttctgattaaagaagcaataaaactggccttctttagactagttgagtatctggagcgtcagcatttgtgggttcgattacaggctcacaATGTCCAGatacaaagacctttcttctgaaactcatcagtctattcatgttctgagaaattaaggctatttcatgcgagaaattgccaagaatctGAAGTTCTCGTACAACgctatgtactactcccttcacagaacagcgcaaactgtctaaCCGGTATAGAAAGAATGGgagaccccggtgcacaactgagcaagaggacaagtacattagagtgtcaagTTTGAGAAACGGATGCctcgcaagtcctcaactggtagcttcattaaatagtacccacaaaagaccagtctcaacgttaacagtgaagaggtgactccgggatgctgggcttctaggcagagttgttaagaaaaagccatatctcaggctggccaataaaaataaaagattaagattggGGAAAAGAACCCAGCCTCCCGGAgtcgcatcttcactgttgacttcgagactggtgttttgcgggtactatttaatgaagctgccagttgatgtGTGAGGCGcccgtttctcaaactagacacgaatgtacttgtcctcttgctcagttgtgcaccggtcagacaagtgaaaattattttaagaaaacgtgtcaatactttgccccttgataaccagctcacttctgtatgttgtaaaagcgttacatggtcgctgcccatatcattgcatagtgcagaaaatacatgagtTCAGGggacttgctttaacaaagttaaccacatttactgtagtgtccaaaacatctttcaaacTGTCAggcttggcagcaagagcctctcgtgtggatgctgcagtgtacccaagtggcgtcgggagtaactgcttgcacacgcgttaccactccagtctccctgtcatggcttttgcgccatcagtacagataccaacatgagcagcagctacgtttggctacatacggactgttagtggaattcccgtgagagagtaacagttaatgtgattggatgtaaaaaaaataaaataaaaacatttatttaactaggcaggtcagttaagaacaaattattattttcaataatGGTTCTGCACCTTGTTCACGGGCAaaatgacagatgtttaccttgtcagctcggggattcgatcttgcaacctttcaattactagtccaacgctctaactactaagCTACTTGCCGCTccaattatttgactaggctacctgtatttgtgTTGTTACTTCGCTGAACACGAGATGGTTGAatgttatttttggcagtgaaacgagtcTACTAAAGGTGAgagaaaaaactcacccaaatgtacagccccgttcgaaaaatataaatggactatttgaaaatgttttatttaaaaaagtattttttaaaatgtgaatcacatttttatttgacgtaccccagtttgggaatacctagtgtagatgaaggagtggagaaagttaaagaaggatttattTTCCTCTGAACAGGGTATTGTAGTAGATACCAGGGCCAcccgtttgtgtcaagaactccaacgctgctgagtttttcacagTCAACAGtttgtgtatcaacaatggtctttgatttgattaaatatttttataGTCAAGAAAAGAGTTATGGTGTTGGAAAGTCTTAATCACATACAGATACTACATTTGAGATGCATTTATTTTAAAAGGCTGGTCCTGAATTTCAAGTTAGCAAgtctgtacatttaaaaaataaaaattgtaaatgtatttaaatttaCATGGCAAGTATCTACTGATCAAATGAAATAAATGTCCCTTTGGGGAAAACAAGCCCTGATAGCAATTTACATTATCTATACACAAAATGGTAAAGTCTAAGATTTTAATTAAAGGTGTCAGGCAAATTAATTGTAAAGAAATCCCTGATATCTGGCAAATGGCTGTGAAAAGGTTCTCCATTTTGCAAAGCATGCCAAGCTGCCTATCATGACCTCCATTGAGATCATTCTAGTCTGTATCTCTTTGGATCAAACCAAGATGTTATTCTGAAAGGGACATTTGATGGATCGATGCTGATTGCACTCAAAAAGGACAACTGgaagacaaataaataaataaccaaaCAAATATAAAGAGCGAAATCAGCAACCAAGTTTTGTCCAGTGGCATTACTGACTGCCTGTCTTTTTAAGAATTGGTTTTACTGCCAGATGATTCTGATGTATTCAGTTGATATTCAATCCATTGCAGCTAAATTGTAGAAcaattttgaaaaggcattttgTGCCAAAATCATAGCCTTATGACCTATTCTAAATGTCATAATGAGAACGTATGCATTGAGCTCCATAGTAAGTAAAAAAACAGTCTATAGTCTAGAACATGTTTTTCCAGCCCAGTCAACCTAACTGATCCTTCATTAAATCTATGGAAAGACAGTCACTGCGAcaatatcaagcatttcacaagtTTGGCTTCTCGCCACCTGACAAACATTTCAGAAGGAATAATAGTTGATAGAGTTTGGTATGAGGGTTGTTGACAGGGAGGCCAGCCCCTGGTCATGATCAGGGTTAGTACCTTGCTTCCCGATAGAGTCAACCCCTAGTTGTGAAGAGCCTGATGGCAGGACCAGCACCCCATCATGGACCAGGGTTGAGCTGGCCCACCATTGTGCAGGAAGCCACTCAGTGTGGCGGGCCAATGGCTCATCACAAACTTGCAGTACGGCCTGTTTGTTAGGCCAATGTAAAGGCATGACAATGGATGTAATTTAAATACTATGAGGGTGGTTGATTAAGCAAGGGGATTCAGGTTGTGGCTAATGAAGATTAGATGCAAATTGGGATGGTCACAGCTCTATGTCCATATATGGAGTTTTGGTAATGGCCTCATTCCAATGTGTGTCTGGGCCCATACGGTGTTCCTGCTTCAGGGGGTGCATTGCAATATTAATGTTGGTGCCGATGTGTGGCATTCCTGTTCAGGGCCACATTTCAATATGAGCTCTGTACCCATATATGGAGTTCCTGCTCAAAGTCTACATTCCAATACAGAAGACAATGCCCATATATGGAAGTTCCTGAAGTGTCTTCTGAATCTTAAAACTCCTCTTGAAATCGATTTATTAACACGTCAACGGCCAAATGTCTTATACTCCCCCCCCCCAATACTTTTTATTCCCTTTCCACGGCGACAGTTATACTTTATTTTTAACCAATCTATGGCGCAACACAGATGCCGTCTAAATAATCCAGCACCTGCACAGGATTATGTTGACGTTGAATTTGATATTACTAATGGCAGATTAATCACTAATGGCATACAATCAAGCTTGCAGAATACTAGGTTACTAATGCATTGCACATGTACACTGTTGGAGACCCTCTGGAAAAATAAAGCGAAAGTAAGGTTCCAATGATGCTAAAACAAATATGCAGCTGCCAAGATCCAGGTTAGAGCTCATGTTACAGTTTATGTTACAATGTAAGATGTAAAAGGCACGGGAAATGTGTGAAACACCTTGTGAAACTTGACAACAAACCATGATGACAAATACATCTGAATTTAGTCAAACTAAAAACAAAACTAAATGTTTATTCATAAATCTGCAACAGTTTTTCATTAAAGGAAGTCTTTAAACTCCCATCTAATGGagattcaaaaaaaaaaaaaaaaaaaaaataaaaattgtttttttaaatactctAGTTTTAACCAATGGCATATCCAAAACATTAGCATGTGCAGTCTCTCCAAGCATTAACAAAACCTGTTTGAAAACATTCACATCAGTGTTGTACAGTAAAACAATTTGATAAATTGAGAAGGGGAAAGCTAATGAATGACCCATGTCAGACATCCAAAAACACAACTTCTGGATTAAAGCAGTAACTCACTGTGCAAAACAGGTCTGATCATTTCTCACACCACAGGTCACTACAGTGCCATTTCAGACAGGTGGGTTGGATATATACCTGAGCTACTGTATTTAGAAAGTGGCATTGTATGGCTGGGAGGAGTTAATCTCAGAGATTAGCTTTACCAGAGTTTAAGTGTCTTTACAGTTGGATGTTATATGACAAGATGCTAGCCCTGGATGGATCTAGGACAAGAAAAGGGAACATAGATGACAAGTGATAAAAGTAGTGGCAGTTTCAGAACTTTTTCCCTGGTCGCTTTCCCATGAGCACAGATACCAGTCCAGCTCACCTTGATTGCACCTCTCTCCAGGCTCTTCAAAGACCACCTGTCACTGCATTTGGGACATTTCCAAATGCATTGAATGAAAACAAAATTGGCTCAGGGGGAAGCAAAATTACTTATCTTACATTATGTCTGGGTTTGAGACCAACCCGAGACCGTATTTCAAGACTTTGTGGGCAATAGAACCACGCTGCTGGATATAGCCATGCGCCATTGTGCTGAGCACTCCACCTCAATTTCACAGCTAACATCTGAGAAGAGGTTATTACAATAATACAGCAAGGCCACTGAATACATGAACAAGACATCCAGAGGGACAAAGAAAGTACCTTTGAAAGGAGGGAGAACCAAGCCGCTAACTAGTCCCCTCCAAATTCAAACCCAATGTTTTAGCATTCAGTAGAACACAATCATTATGATAATAACAACAGTGATCATAATAAGAGTATGAATAGTAACACTGATAATAGTCACAATAGAAGTAGTAATAGTTAAAGTCTGGGTGTGGTGGTTTGGAACATGAGGAGGTTCCAGTATTCCATAAGGGAGTGCTTTCAGGAGTTCCTCAGCAGATCCATACAAGTCATGAAGAACAGCACATGGCAGCAGCTCAGCACTTAGCAGCCAGGTTGCACTGTCCCTTATTTTATCGCTTCCTTCTCCAACCCGAGTGTCTAGTTATGTTTCCCCTCTTGTTCCTTTGCCTTGGGTTAATATTAAACATGTTTATTTTCTTCTTTTAGTGTTTTAATTTAACAGGCATTTTCACATTGCATACTTCTGTGTCCATTCTCTTGCTAGTCTGTTGTACCTGTAAAACAAAATGGAAGGTTTGCACGATACCAGAAAAAACTAGCACACCTGTATTCTTGAATATTCCACAAATAATTTAATGCAtcattaaccaggtttccatacAACCCTTTTTGGAAAgtacagatttaaaaaaaaaaaaaaaaaaacttaaactcAAGACAGGCCTGATGGAACAGCCCCCCAAAATAAAACACATtccaaatgtcaacaaaacatgaGACAAGGAGAGATCTTActgtctgtaaaattaattatgcgagaagACGATGGTAATgcctttatgtgcaaatattgatataataaccatcatcttgaagtaaacttgggagtcacaatatgtgtggtcctcccactacaactcggaaaagcatgcagtttatgacgctacagattaaataaattataatgaacttcacagggtggtgaaagtgcacggtaaTGAGTGATGATGCTCCTTTCCAAAAatagagggtcttattctggtgacatgatgatcaatgcttggctgctgtttgacaaaataaataataataataataataatcttgctcttttgtccataatctTATCATGAAGGCTATCCTACCCACACCGTATCTGCGAattgttggctagagcgcacatgCTAAGACCAGCGTGGGCACACTCGCAATGTAACTCAACATTTTCTGACAAAaacatcagtagagttgaaaatgcaatggaaacccatttaacttgtgttttttattcagtacattatTCAGGTAATTTAACCACAAAAGTTAATTTTATCTATCCACAAAAGGTCAATTTAATGGAAACATCTTTGGTGGGAAAAtttacatattgtttttatgcagattttaaaaTATTCATATGATAATCTGTcacaaattggatggaaacctatctACTAATACCAATGTTATGGTGAAAAGACCTTCACCAGGGTTGACTGAAACGTTGGGAAGAAATGAATGTCTATTGACCAAAACTTTGGAATTAAAGATATTTAATTGTTTGTGGACTAGGCCCTATTCAAGAATACCAGTATGCTGGAGTGTCAAAGCAAGGGAATCAAATACTGTATGGCACACTCACTTTTCCCTGTCAGCTTTGTAGGTGTGTGCAATCTCTGGTACAAGCGGGTCATCTGGGTTCGGATCGCAAAGCAGAGAGCAGATTGACAAGAGCACTAATAAGGAATGGAAAATAAAAACAATCAACTTCGGATAGCTGCAGCTAAACCCCCTCCAGCTGCAGACATACATGACaacaatcaacaacaaaaaatatccaATATATTTTATTATCCAAAAAGTAAACCAATTAACCATGCATGCTCTTTAAGGGAATGATAAGCCCTGATACACCTACCAACAGCTCACATCCATATTGCTTTGACAACCATTACTGTTGACCACCTCTATCTGAGAGCCATAAAGTGGCACATGACGATTGCCCTTTTCAAGTAAAAAATGGTACATCTATTATTCTGACAACTATTTGAAGTAGAAAATAAAACAATGGATTGCTGAATTTGATCCCCAATTGTCTTGTACATTATTACCAGGAGAGACATTGACTAGGTCCAACAATTGTTTCTTTAAAAACTGTTAAGCCAAATCTTAAAAATATAAAATTACTGCTTTTTAACAAACCACCTAAATTTGTATGCTTAGTTTTAAAATAAGACAGAGGGATAATATTCTGAAAACCAATGGTCCTCTGCATTATATTTACATTTATTGTCCATTAATAATATGACTATATAGTTATACTGCATGTAATGACAGGAaatattaaaatcaaatcaaattttatttgtcacatacgcatggttagcagatgttaatgtgagtgtagcgaaatgcttgtgcttctagttccgacaatgcagtaataaccaacgagtaatctaacctaacaattccacaactactaccttatacacacaagtgtaaagggataaagaatatgtacataaagatacatTCCAACCCCATGTCAGATATTACACCAATATTCACAGTGGCTTACCTTTTGATACAGTGAGTGCAGGCGACCATTGCGATCTCAATATATCCAGACAAATACTTCCATTGCTGTTGATATTAGGGTGGTAGATCTTTGTCGTGAACGCAACCTGCAATTTAATTAAGTATTTTATAAACCAGCACTTACTTCTAGCACTATGAATTGTGTTTCCTAATGTCAACTGATCTTATGTGATTTTTTACTCACCTTTGGTGGTTTGAAGGGGTAATCTGTAG is a window of Oncorhynchus mykiss isolate Arlee chromosome 11, USDA_OmykA_1.1, whole genome shotgun sequence DNA encoding:
- the LOC110536042 gene encoding ubiquitin-conjugating enzyme E2 D4 isoform X3 — translated: MINDSPYQGGVFFLTIHFPTDYPFKPPKVAFTTKIYHPNINSNGSICLDILRSQWSPALTVSKVLLSICSLLCDPNPDDPLVPEIAHTYKADREKYNRLAREWTQKYAM
- the LOC110536042 gene encoding ubiquitin-conjugating enzyme E2 D4 isoform X1; this encodes MALKRIQKELTDLQRDPPAQCSAGPVGDDLFHWQATIMGPNDSPYQGGVFFLTIHFPTDYPFKPPKVAFTTKIYHPNINSNGSICLDILRSQWSPALTVSKVLLSICSLLCDPNPDDPLVPEIAHTYKADREKYNRLAREWTQKYAM
- the LOC110536042 gene encoding ubiquitin-conjugating enzyme E2 D4 isoform X2, which produces MALKRIQKELTDLQRDPPAQCSAGPVGDDLFHWQATIMGPNDSPYQGGVFFLTIHFPTDYPFKPPKVAFTTKIYHPNINSNGSICLDILRSQWSPALTVSKVLLSICSLLCDPNPDDPLVPEIAHTYKADRENSQALIIMSPE